A window from Rhizosphaericola mali encodes these proteins:
- a CDS encoding DUF2851 family protein has translation MTEKLLQFIWQHQFYNFINLKTIDDEPLTIIKRGSLNDNQGPDFINAKIQISDTLFVGNIELHIHTSDWEKHRHSQDENYSNVILHVVWMIDKNIYLPFPTLELQPLVSMHLLAKYENLMLANASNISCENYWHQIELFTWENWLERLTFERLEYKYEHIISKLSQYNNDWAEIFWHAIAYNFGLKVNAEAFELLAISLPNKILSHLRNNIKSVEALLFGQVNMLQSLENDDNQLQLFQEYSYLKKKYNLTPVHINIQLLRMRPTNFPTLRLAQLADLIVKQTFLFSKILEANTVKDVYKLFDVEASNYWNNHFVFGKISEQVSSKKLGRGMKDNIVINTVIPFVFSYGKFMGIDAYTTKALDWLAVISAEKNQITAHWNNLPFKLNINAGNSQSLIHLYKNYCIPKKCLSCAIGLQVLKK, from the coding sequence ATGACTGAAAAACTCCTACAATTTATCTGGCAACATCAATTTTATAATTTTATAAATCTCAAAACAATTGATGACGAGCCGTTGACTATTATAAAAAGAGGTAGTTTAAATGATAATCAAGGGCCTGATTTTATAAATGCAAAAATTCAAATTTCTGACACTTTATTTGTCGGAAATATTGAATTGCATATTCATACTTCCGATTGGGAAAAACATCGTCATAGTCAAGATGAAAATTATAGTAATGTGATTTTGCATGTTGTGTGGATGATAGATAAAAACATTTATTTGCCTTTTCCTACATTAGAATTACAGCCTTTGGTTTCCATGCATTTATTGGCAAAATATGAAAATTTAATGCTTGCAAATGCTTCCAATATTTCTTGCGAAAATTATTGGCATCAAATAGAATTATTTACTTGGGAAAATTGGTTAGAACGATTGACATTCGAAAGATTAGAATATAAATACGAGCATATTATATCCAAATTGTCGCAATACAATAACGATTGGGCAGAAATCTTTTGGCATGCTATTGCATATAATTTTGGATTAAAAGTAAATGCGGAAGCATTTGAATTACTTGCAATTTCACTACCTAATAAGATTCTTTCCCATTTACGAAACAATATCAAATCTGTAGAAGCTCTTTTATTTGGACAGGTAAATATGCTTCAATCTTTAGAAAATGATGATAATCAATTGCAATTATTTCAAGAGTATTCGTATTTAAAAAAGAAATATAATTTAACTCCAGTTCATATAAATATCCAATTATTACGGATGCGTCCAACAAATTTTCCAACTTTAAGATTGGCGCAATTGGCAGACTTGATCGTCAAACAAACCTTTCTATTTTCTAAAATTTTAGAGGCAAATACAGTAAAAGATGTATATAAATTATTTGACGTGGAAGCTTCCAATTATTGGAACAATCATTTCGTATTTGGAAAGATATCCGAACAAGTAAGTTCTAAAAAATTAGGACGAGGTATGAAGGATAATATTGTCATAAATACTGTTATTCCTTTTGTATTTAGTTATGGAAAATTTATGGGAATTGATGCTTATACAACAAAAGCTTTAGATTGGTTGGCAGTAATTTCTGCGGAAAAAAATCAAATTACTGCGCACTGGAATAATTTGCCATTTAAATTGAATATAAATGCGGGTAATTCGCAATCGCTCATTCATTTATACAAAAACTATTGTATTCCAAAAAAATGTCTTTCTTGTGCAATTGGATTACAAGTTTTGAAAAAGTAA
- a CDS encoding esterase/lipase family protein gives MKKSILRYTQFMGICTLLGFSFSCQKKEIIEEKFSTTTASTEQKEAVKVDPTTSLRAYSASSFAVVNKASTVAANGTKIPIVFTQGLFGFGREELLGLKYWGGGFKDLQEILKSNGYPTYTSNVGPISSNYDRAIELFYQIKGGSVDYGKAHSDKFGHLQKVGKTYPGLYPEWDKNHPIHLIGHSMGGQTIRYLLGLLEKGSVIERSIDGHAPIFDGNRKGWVKSITTISTPNSGTSLENTLGTGIVKLVKDVAISLANLSNTTGIDKVLYNFDIEQWGMNRDPNESFLSYVNKIGQSKLWASQDEGAYDLSIKGAMELNEFATTSPDVYYFALCTKATNTGILTGWEYPKLTMFAPCIPLVYPYAWPLPPGVGNYTNSNASANAGVIIDKKWWANDGLANTYSMRGPIGSKTVDYTPNMSIEKGTWYAELFNGYDHFDIVGLTIKDVTPLYLEHAKLLSQLQ, from the coding sequence ATGAAAAAATCCATCCTGCGTTATACGCAATTTATGGGAATCTGTACTCTTTTAGGATTTTCATTTTCCTGTCAAAAAAAAGAAATCATAGAAGAAAAATTTTCTACCACAACTGCATCCACAGAACAAAAAGAAGCTGTGAAAGTTGATCCAACAACCAGCTTAAGAGCCTATAGTGCATCTTCTTTCGCAGTTGTCAACAAAGCAAGTACAGTTGCTGCAAACGGAACCAAAATTCCAATAGTATTTACACAAGGATTATTCGGATTTGGAAGAGAAGAACTCCTTGGATTGAAATATTGGGGAGGAGGTTTTAAAGACTTACAAGAAATACTAAAGTCTAATGGCTATCCAACTTATACATCTAATGTAGGTCCTATTAGTAGTAATTATGATAGAGCGATCGAATTATTTTACCAAATTAAAGGAGGAAGTGTCGATTATGGAAAAGCGCATTCTGATAAATTTGGTCATTTACAAAAAGTGGGAAAAACTTATCCAGGATTATATCCTGAATGGGATAAAAACCATCCAATACACCTTATTGGTCATAGCATGGGTGGACAAACAATAAGGTATTTATTGGGATTATTAGAAAAAGGTAGCGTGATAGAACGATCCATTGATGGACATGCTCCGATTTTTGATGGCAATAGAAAAGGTTGGGTGAAAAGTATTACAACTATTTCTACGCCAAACAGTGGAACATCACTAGAAAACACACTAGGAACAGGGATTGTTAAATTAGTAAAAGATGTTGCTATTTCCCTAGCAAATCTTTCCAATACTACTGGTATTGATAAGGTATTATACAATTTTGATATAGAACAATGGGGTATGAATAGAGATCCTAATGAATCGTTTCTCTCCTATGTAAATAAAATCGGACAAAGCAAATTATGGGCGTCACAAGATGAGGGAGCTTATGATCTAAGTATTAAAGGAGCCATGGAGTTAAACGAATTCGCAACAACCTCTCCAGACGTTTATTATTTTGCACTTTGTACCAAAGCAACCAATACAGGTATACTTACTGGTTGGGAATATCCTAAACTGACTATGTTTGCTCCATGTATTCCTTTGGTATATCCATACGCATGGCCATTACCTCCAGGTGTTGGAAATTACACAAACTCAAATGCGAGTGCAAATGCAGGAGTTATCATTGATAAAAAATGGTGGGCAAATGATGGCTTAGCAAATACATACAGTATGCGCGGACCTATTGGTAGTAAAACGGTTGACTATACTCCAAATATGTCCATAGAGAAAGGAACTTGGTATGCAGAATTATTTAATGGGTATGATCATTTTGATATTGTTGGATTGACGATAAAAGATGTCACTCCATTATATCTAGAACATGCCAAATTATTGAGTCAACTTCAATAA